The following coding sequences are from one Rutidosis leptorrhynchoides isolate AG116_Rl617_1_P2 chromosome 11, CSIRO_AGI_Rlap_v1, whole genome shotgun sequence window:
- the LOC139876080 gene encoding lachrymatory-factor synthase-like, whose product MGSLSIPNVDGGVDQVSWSKERLVAVDQNKMSMTYEMVDCNIGYKSYVSTIKIVSDEIEGCVVNWSFSVDPIEGLRFDYLVRKYQDGLDQTAKNMEDALFQKDHLG is encoded by the exons ATGGGAAG TTTGTCAATCCCAAATGTAGATGGTGGTGTTGATCAAGTTAGTTGGTCAAAAGAGCGATTAGTAGCCGTTGATCAAAATAAGATGTCTATGACATATGAAATGGTTGACTGTAATATTGGATACAAGTCATATGTTTCGACCATCAAGATTGTTTCGGATGAAATCGAGGGGTGTGTTGTGAATTGGTCGTTTTCAGTTGATCCGATTGAAGGGTTAAGATTTGATTATTTGGTTAGAAAATATCAAGATGGACTTGATCAAACTGCTAAAAACATGGAGGATGCTCTTTTTCAAAAGGATCATTTGGGTTAG
- the LOC139876079 gene encoding lachrymatory-factor synthase-like, with the protein MDENTKTSKWEGKVGRELQTTKAEQIWPLFEDFCSIHKWLPSINTCHYVEGVHGQPGLVRYCESSSSNGFVKWCHEKLISIDHAERCLSYEVKENNVGFTYYVAELKVIEIESGCKIEWSFVSDPIEGWRLEDLCGYIESSLKTMAERMEMGLQAATN; encoded by the coding sequence ATGGATGAAAACACCAAAACATCAAAATGGGAAGGAAAAGTAGGTAGAGAACTACAAACCACAAAAGCTGAACAAATATGGCCACTTTTTGAAGACTTTTGCTCCATACACAAATGGCTTCCATCTATAAACACTTGCCATTATGTTGAAGGAGTTCATGGTCAGCCAGGTTTAGTAAGGTACTGCGAATCATCATCTTCTAACGGTTTTGTTAAATGGTGTCATGAAAAGTTGATATCAATTGATCATGCTGAAAGGTGTTTGAGTTATGAAGTTAAAGAGAATAATGTAGGATTTACATATTATGTGGCTGAATTGAAAGTGATTGAGATCGAAAGCGGGTGTAAAATCGAGTGGTCATTTGTTTCTGATCCGATTGAAGGGTGGCGATTGGAAGATTTGTGTGGTTATATCGAATCGTCATTGAAAACTATGGCAGAAAGAATGGAAATGGGACTTCAAGCTGCAACAAACTGA